A section of the Streptomyces sp. V3I8 genome encodes:
- a CDS encoding hemolysin family protein — MTAVQLLIGLATLVVNAFFVAAEFALISVRRSQIEPYAEAGDRRARGVVWGLEHVSALMAAAQLGITLCTLVLGVVAEPAIAHLLEPVFHAVGLSSGTGHAISFVIALAAATYLHMLLGEMVPKNIALAEPVRTALLLGPPLVALSRALRPVIFTVNAFANGLLKLLRVEARDEVSATFSDTELARLVKDSGEAGLIDDRAQERLHDALELGRRPVRDVVLPLERVVHARVGVTPEQLEALSAESGFSRVPVVDDGLRIVGYLHVKDALDAMPRDLPFQLRDMRSIARVRESTPLDDVLTAMRRSRTHLAAVLGADGRLAGLVTMEDVLRELFGRPV; from the coding sequence ATGACCGCCGTACAGCTGCTGATCGGTCTGGCGACCCTGGTCGTGAACGCGTTCTTCGTGGCGGCCGAGTTCGCGCTGATCTCCGTGCGCCGCAGCCAGATCGAACCGTACGCGGAGGCCGGCGACCGGCGGGCGCGCGGTGTGGTGTGGGGACTGGAGCACGTGTCCGCGCTGATGGCGGCCGCGCAGCTCGGCATCACGCTGTGCACGCTGGTCCTCGGTGTGGTCGCCGAACCCGCGATCGCGCACCTGCTGGAACCGGTGTTCCACGCGGTGGGGCTGTCGTCCGGCACGGGGCACGCGATCTCGTTCGTGATCGCGCTCGCCGCGGCCACGTACCTGCACATGCTGCTCGGCGAGATGGTGCCGAAGAACATCGCGCTCGCGGAGCCCGTGCGCACGGCCCTGCTGCTCGGTCCGCCGCTGGTCGCCCTGTCGCGGGCGCTGCGGCCGGTGATCTTCACGGTCAACGCGTTCGCCAACGGGCTGCTGAAGCTGCTGCGCGTCGAGGCGCGGGACGAGGTGTCTGCGACCTTCTCCGACACGGAGCTGGCCCGGCTCGTGAAGGACTCCGGCGAGGCGGGGCTCATCGACGACCGCGCGCAGGAGCGGCTGCACGACGCCCTGGAGCTGGGCCGCCGCCCCGTGCGGGACGTGGTGCTGCCGCTGGAACGCGTCGTGCACGCGCGCGTGGGCGTCACTCCCGAGCAGCTGGAGGCGCTGTCCGCCGAGTCGGGCTTCTCCCGCGTCCCCGTCGTGGACGACGGACTGCGCATCGTCGGCTATCTGCACGTCAAGGACGCCCTGGACGCGATGCCGCGCGACCTGCCGTTCCAGCTGCGGGACATGCGGTCCATCGCCCGCGTCCGGGAGAGCACGCCGCTCGACGACGTCCTGACCGCCATGCGGCGCAGCCGTACGCACCTGGCGGCGGTGCTCGGCGCGGACGGGCGGCTGGCCGGGCTCGTGACGATGGAGGACGTCCTGAGGGAGCTGTTCGGCCGGCCCGTGTGA
- a CDS encoding ROK family transcriptional regulator, producing the protein MGQLTGGDPSLLRRINSAVVLHALRATDFATLTEITQVTGLSRPTVEGVVEGLIDGGLVVETAADESAARRQGRPARRFRFRAEAGHLLGLEIGPHRVSALLSDLDGRVLGSLAKDVCETACADERLDRLRTAVAELLRRAGVARGSLRAVGVATPGIVEADGTVRLSTALPQWTGLPLGERLRRSFKCPVLVENDANAAAVAEHWKGAATESDDVVFVLAGLSPGAGSLIGGRLHRGFGGAAGEIGALHLLGSEVTPETLLSTTDEPLHPLDEQAVAEVFTHARAGDERALAAVERFIQRLVHDVAALVLALDPELVVIGGWAAGLDGVLEPLRKELARFCLRPPRVALSLLGEAAVATGALRLALDHVEEQLFAVESTVTARR; encoded by the coding sequence TTGGGGCAGTTGACCGGCGGGGATCCCTCTCTGCTGCGGAGGATCAACTCCGCTGTGGTGCTGCACGCGCTGCGGGCCACGGACTTCGCGACACTCACCGAGATCACGCAGGTCACCGGGTTGTCCCGGCCGACCGTCGAGGGCGTCGTCGAGGGTCTCATCGACGGCGGGCTCGTCGTCGAGACCGCGGCCGACGAGAGTGCCGCCCGGCGTCAGGGACGGCCCGCGCGCAGGTTCCGCTTCCGGGCGGAGGCGGGCCATCTGCTGGGCCTGGAGATCGGCCCGCACCGGGTGTCCGCGCTCCTGTCGGACCTGGACGGCCGGGTGCTCGGCTCGCTCGCCAAGGACGTCTGCGAGACGGCGTGCGCGGACGAGCGGCTCGACCGGCTGCGCACGGCCGTCGCCGAACTGCTGCGGCGCGCCGGCGTCGCGCGCGGCTCCCTGCGTGCCGTCGGGGTGGCCACGCCCGGCATCGTCGAGGCCGACGGCACGGTACGCCTGAGCACGGCGCTGCCGCAGTGGACGGGGCTGCCGCTCGGCGAACGGCTGCGCCGCTCGTTCAAGTGCCCGGTCCTCGTGGAGAACGACGCCAACGCGGCGGCGGTCGCGGAGCACTGGAAGGGCGCGGCCACCGAGTCCGACGACGTGGTGTTCGTACTGGCGGGACTCAGCCCCGGCGCCGGATCCCTCATCGGCGGGCGGCTGCACCGCGGGTTCGGGGGCGCGGCCGGTGAGATCGGCGCACTGCACCTGCTGGGCAGCGAGGTCACCCCGGAGACGCTGCTGTCCACGACCGACGAGCCGCTGCATCCCCTCGACGAGCAGGCGGTCGCGGAGGTCTTCACGCACGCGCGTGCGGGCGACGAGCGGGCCCTGGCGGCCGTCGAGCGCTTCATACAGCGCCTGGTGCACGACGTCGCCGCGCTCGTGCTGGCCCTCGATCCCGAGCTGGTCGTGATCGGCGGCTGGGCGGCGGGGCTCGACGGCGTCCTGGAACCGCTGCGCAAGGAGCTGGCCCGCTTCTGTCTGCGGCCGCCGCGGGTGGCGCTGTCGCTCCTCGGCGAGGCGGCGGTGGCGACGGGCGCGCTGCGGCTGGCCCTGGACCATGTGGAGGAGCAGCTGTTCGCGGTGGAGAGCACGGTGACGGCGCGCCGCTGA
- the mug gene encoding G/U mismatch-specific DNA glycosylase, which translates to MTRFTQAELEAARDRLVPDLVADGLRVLFCGINPGLMTAATGHHFARPGNRFWPVLHLSGFTPRQLKPSEQGELLSYGLGITNVVARASARADEIGADEYREGGRLLAAKVERLRPRWLAVVGVTAYRAAFDDRKAMIGPQERTFGSTRVWVLPNPSGLNAHWTAATMAEEFGRLREAARDSRD; encoded by the coding sequence CTGACGCGGTTCACGCAGGCCGAGCTGGAGGCCGCCCGCGACCGGCTCGTGCCGGACCTCGTCGCGGACGGTCTCCGGGTGCTGTTCTGCGGCATCAACCCCGGCCTGATGACGGCAGCGACGGGCCACCACTTCGCCCGGCCCGGCAACCGCTTCTGGCCGGTCCTGCACCTGTCCGGCTTCACCCCGCGGCAGCTGAAGCCCTCGGAGCAGGGCGAGCTGCTCTCGTACGGGCTCGGCATCACCAACGTGGTGGCGCGGGCCAGCGCCCGGGCCGACGAGATCGGCGCGGACGAGTACCGGGAGGGCGGCCGGCTGCTGGCCGCCAAGGTGGAGCGGCTGCGGCCGCGGTGGCTCGCGGTGGTGGGCGTGACCGCCTACCGGGCGGCCTTCGACGACCGCAAGGCCATGATCGGCCCGCAGGAGCGGACGTTCGGCTCGACGCGGGTGTGGGTGCTGCCCAACCCCAGCGGCCTGAACGCGCACTGGACGGCGGCGACGATGGCGGAGGAGTTCGGGCGGCTGCGCGAGGCCGCGCGGGACTCGCGGGACTGA
- a CDS encoding response regulator transcription factor, translating to MPVTVLLVDDEPLVRAGLRAVLEAQPDIEVVGEAADGAAVIPLVRRLRPDVVAMDVRMPLMDGIEATRAVLRTVDRPPKILVVTTFENDEYVYEALRAGADGFLLKRARPAEIVHAVRLVAAGDSLLFPASLRQLAAEYGDGNPAARAALERAALTEREAEVLRLMTRGLSNAEIAARLVVGTETVKSHVSAVLAKLGARDRTQAVITAYESGFVAPG from the coding sequence ATGCCGGTCACCGTTCTCCTCGTCGACGACGAACCCCTCGTACGGGCCGGTCTGCGGGCCGTCCTGGAGGCGCAGCCCGACATCGAGGTCGTCGGGGAGGCCGCGGACGGCGCGGCCGTGATCCCGCTGGTGCGGCGACTGCGGCCCGACGTCGTCGCGATGGACGTCCGTATGCCGCTGATGGACGGCATCGAGGCCACCCGCGCGGTGCTGCGGACCGTCGACCGGCCGCCGAAGATCCTCGTGGTGACGACCTTCGAGAACGACGAGTACGTGTACGAGGCGCTGCGCGCGGGCGCCGACGGCTTCCTCCTGAAGCGGGCCCGGCCGGCCGAGATCGTGCACGCCGTGCGGCTGGTCGCCGCGGGGGACTCGCTGCTGTTCCCGGCCTCGCTACGGCAGTTGGCCGCCGAGTACGGTGACGGCAATCCCGCGGCGCGGGCGGCGCTGGAGCGGGCGGCCCTGACCGAGCGCGAGGCGGAGGTGCTGCGGCTGATGACCCGGGGGCTGTCGAACGCGGAGATCGCCGCGCGGCTGGTGGTCGGCACCGAGACCGTGAAGTCCCACGTGAGCGCCGTACTGGCGAAACTGGGTGCCCGGGACCGCACGCAGGCGGTGATCACGGCGTACGAGTCGGGATTCGTGGCACCCGGCTGA
- the purB gene encoding adenylosuccinate lyase has protein sequence MTAPAKPRIPNVLAGRYASAELATLWSPEQKVKLERRLWLAVLRAQKDLGIEVPDAALADYERVLDQVDLASIAEREKVTRHDVKARIEEFNDLAGHEHVHKGMTSRDLTENVEQLQIRLSLELVRDRTVAVLARLGKLAGEYGELVMAGRSHNVAAQATTLGKRFATAADELLVAHGRVEELLARYPLRGIKGPVGTAQDMLDLLGGDASKLADLERRIAGHLGFSQAFTSVGQVYPRSLDYEVVTALVQLAAAPSSTAKTIRLMAGHELVTEGFKPGQVGSSAMPHKMNTRSCERVNGLMVILRGYASMTGELAGDQWNEGDVSCSVVRRVALPDAFFALDGLLETFLTVLDEFGAFPAVVARELDRYLPFLATTKVLMGAVRAGVGREVAHEAIKENAVASALAMREQGTERNELLDKLAADGRIPLDRAQLDALMADKLSFTGAAADQVAVVVARVEEIVKRHPEAAGYTPGAIL, from the coding sequence GTGACTGCGCCCGCAAAGCCCCGTATCCCGAACGTCCTCGCCGGCCGCTACGCCTCGGCCGAGCTCGCCACCCTGTGGTCCCCCGAGCAGAAGGTGAAGCTGGAGCGCCGGCTGTGGCTCGCCGTGCTGCGGGCCCAGAAGGACCTCGGGATCGAGGTGCCGGACGCCGCCCTCGCCGACTACGAGCGGGTCCTCGACCAGGTCGACCTGGCCTCGATCGCCGAGCGCGAGAAGGTCACGCGGCACGACGTGAAGGCGCGGATCGAGGAGTTCAACGACCTCGCCGGGCACGAGCACGTCCACAAGGGCATGACGTCGCGCGACCTCACCGAGAACGTGGAGCAGCTGCAGATCCGGCTCTCCCTGGAGCTGGTGCGCGACCGCACGGTCGCCGTCCTCGCGCGCCTGGGGAAGCTCGCGGGCGAGTACGGCGAGCTGGTCATGGCGGGCCGCTCGCACAACGTGGCGGCGCAGGCGACCACCCTCGGCAAGCGGTTCGCGACCGCCGCCGACGAGCTGCTCGTCGCGCACGGCCGGGTCGAGGAACTGCTCGCCCGCTACCCGCTGCGCGGCATCAAGGGTCCGGTGGGCACGGCCCAGGACATGCTCGACCTGCTGGGCGGCGACGCGTCGAAGCTCGCCGACCTGGAGCGGCGGATCGCCGGGCACCTCGGCTTCTCGCAGGCGTTCACGTCGGTGGGCCAGGTCTATCCGCGCTCGCTGGACTACGAGGTCGTCACCGCACTGGTCCAGCTGGCCGCCGCCCCCTCGTCCACCGCCAAGACCATCCGGCTGATGGCCGGGCACGAGCTGGTGACCGAGGGCTTCAAGCCCGGCCAGGTCGGCTCCTCGGCCATGCCGCACAAGATGAACACCCGCTCCTGCGAGCGCGTCAACGGCCTGATGGTGATCCTGCGCGGCTACGCCTCGATGACCGGCGAGCTGGCGGGCGACCAGTGGAACGAGGGCGACGTGTCCTGCTCGGTGGTGCGCCGGGTCGCGCTGCCCGACGCGTTCTTCGCGCTGGACGGCCTGCTGGAGACCTTCCTCACCGTCCTCGACGAGTTCGGTGCCTTCCCGGCGGTCGTCGCCCGCGAGCTGGACCGCTACCTGCCGTTCCTCGCGACGACCAAGGTGCTGATGGGCGCGGTGCGCGCGGGTGTCGGCCGCGAGGTCGCGCACGAGGCGATCAAGGAGAACGCGGTCGCCTCCGCCCTCGCCATGCGCGAGCAGGGCACCGAGCGCAACGAACTGCTGGACAAGCTCGCCGCGGACGGGCGTATCCCGCTCGACCGCGCGCAGCTCGACGCGCTGATGGCCGACAAGCTGTCCTTCACCGGGGCCGCCGCCGACCAGGTGGCCGTGGTGGTCGCCCGTGTCGAGGAGATCGTGAAGCGGCACCCGGAGGCCGCGGGTTACACGCCGGGGGCGATCCTCTGA
- a CDS encoding sensor histidine kinase translates to MARLLHPLTRGTTYTRFVHLWVPMLATSVWILVVPAAPWATALMVLPLGLVPAVRRGEGLQAQFMLTRDAQDPAISLAPSATWRDRLRTVLWLATRMVFGWAATGVSVWLPLITVDLVRISTGYVPDDNPFLPVSHPHWAYALLAPLPLIALYGAVVGLGELITVIARRLLGPSAAERVAALEERTEQLLERTRIARELHDSIGHALTVAVVQAGAARTAGDPEFTERALLAIEDTGRAALEDLERVLGVLRESKRPASSRPTLVEADRLMESARVSGAKIDAELTGPLETVPGPVSREGYRILQESLTNVLRHAGPVPVRIRVAAGERTLRLEVRNPLTARTPGPGRGSGVRGIRERAALLGGRALIGPDDGDWQVHVELPLR, encoded by the coding sequence ATGGCCCGCCTGCTGCATCCGCTGACCCGCGGGACGACCTACACCCGCTTCGTGCACCTGTGGGTGCCCATGCTGGCCACCAGCGTGTGGATCCTCGTCGTCCCCGCCGCGCCGTGGGCGACCGCGCTGATGGTGCTCCCTCTGGGGCTGGTGCCCGCCGTGCGGCGGGGCGAGGGTCTGCAGGCACAGTTCATGCTGACGCGCGACGCGCAGGACCCCGCGATTTCACTCGCCCCGTCGGCCACATGGCGGGACCGGCTGCGGACCGTGCTGTGGCTGGCGACGCGCATGGTGTTCGGCTGGGCGGCGACGGGCGTCAGCGTCTGGCTCCCCCTGATCACCGTGGACCTGGTCCGGATCTCGACCGGTTACGTGCCGGACGACAACCCGTTCCTGCCGGTGTCGCACCCGCACTGGGCGTACGCCCTGCTCGCGCCGCTGCCGCTGATCGCCCTCTACGGGGCGGTGGTCGGTCTCGGTGAGCTGATCACGGTGATCGCCCGCCGTCTGCTGGGACCGTCGGCGGCCGAGCGGGTCGCCGCCCTGGAGGAGCGCACCGAGCAGCTCCTGGAGCGCACCCGCATCGCCCGTGAGCTGCACGACTCGATCGGCCACGCGCTGACGGTCGCCGTGGTGCAGGCGGGCGCCGCGCGGACCGCCGGGGACCCGGAGTTCACCGAGCGGGCACTGCTCGCCATCGAGGACACCGGGCGGGCCGCGCTGGAGGACCTGGAACGGGTCCTCGGTGTACTGCGCGAGTCGAAGCGCCCCGCGAGCAGCCGTCCGACCCTGGTGGAGGCCGACCGGCTCATGGAGTCCGCGCGCGTCTCCGGGGCGAAGATCGACGCCGAGCTGACGGGTCCCCTGGAGACCGTGCCCGGCCCGGTCTCCCGTGAGGGCTACCGCATCCTCCAGGAGTCGCTCACCAACGTGCTGCGGCACGCCGGTCCGGTGCCCGTCCGGATCCGTGTCGCGGCCGGGGAGCGGACGCTGCGCCTGGAGGTGCGCAATCCGCTGACCGCGCGGACGCCGGGGCCCGGCCGGGGCAGCGGTGTGCGGGGCATCCGCGAGCGGGCCGCGCTGCTCGGCGGCCGGGCGCTCATCGGGCCGGACGACGGTGACTGGCAGGTGCACGTCGAGCTGCCGCTGCGCTGA
- a CDS encoding ABC transporter permease subunit, whose product MPFAPVLHSEWLKIRTLRSLVACLAAVVLVTAVFSALAGLDTSGDVDLDPLFSAFFGVNFGQIAAITFGAQAMSSEFRGGALRTSLAAVPRRGRWFAAKAVAVGAPVLVAGLLAGCVSLAAGTAVLGDRAGGISGAEGVRAVVGCGVYLALMALFAAGLAALLRSGVATLSVLVPFLLLVSFVVGDMSGNAADFLPDRAGQVALHGTWEGLLGPWTGLAVTAVWTAAALLAGTRSIRRRDA is encoded by the coding sequence ATGCCGTTCGCACCCGTACTCCACTCGGAATGGCTCAAGATCCGTACCCTCAGGTCGCTCGTGGCGTGTCTCGCCGCCGTCGTCCTGGTCACCGCGGTCTTTTCGGCGCTGGCCGGGCTCGACACCTCCGGGGACGTGGACCTCGACCCGCTGTTCTCGGCCTTCTTCGGAGTCAACTTCGGGCAGATCGCGGCCATCACCTTCGGCGCGCAGGCCATGTCGTCCGAGTTCCGGGGCGGCGCCCTGCGCACCTCGCTGGCCGCGGTGCCCCGCCGAGGCCGATGGTTCGCTGCGAAGGCGGTGGCCGTCGGCGCGCCCGTCCTGGTGGCCGGCCTCCTCGCCGGGTGCGTGAGCCTGGCCGCGGGCACGGCCGTCCTCGGCGACCGGGCCGGCGGGATCAGCGGGGCCGAAGGGGTGCGCGCGGTCGTGGGCTGCGGTGTCTACCTGGCGCTCATGGCCCTGTTCGCGGCCGGGCTGGCCGCACTGCTGCGCAGCGGCGTCGCCACGCTGAGCGTCCTCGTCCCCTTCCTCCTGCTGGTCTCCTTCGTGGTCGGGGACATGTCCGGGAACGCCGCCGACTTCCTGCCCGACCGCGCCGGGCAGGTGGCGCTGCACGGGACGTGGGAGGGCCTGCTCGGGCCGTGGACCGGGCTCGCGGTGACAGCGGTGTGGACGGCGGCCGCACTCCTGGCCGGAACCCGGAGCATCCGCCGCCGGGACGCCTGA
- a CDS encoding ABC transporter ATP-binding protein, with amino-acid sequence MTSIDVQDLTKEYGATRAVDRLTFRVEPGRVTGFLGPNGAGKSTTMRLVLGLDRPTSGTATLGGRAYVTLEEPLRHVGALLDAQAAHGSRTARDHLRVLAASNRLPERRVDEVLEEAGLAAVARHRVRTYSLGMRQRLGIAAALLGDPQVVLLDEPSNGLDPEGIIWIRELLRRLAREGRTVLVSSHLMNETASFADHLVVLGRGRLLADTPMRDFIHARVDPAVRVRTTDGAALRDLLARHGYDAVERDDREDGGDGDERWIVRHARVEDIGRLVSGAGLPLLELASVEGTLEQAYLDLTATEAEFAARPPARPASQRPASPPPPTRPQEA; translated from the coding sequence ATGACCAGCATCGATGTCCAGGACCTCACCAAGGAGTACGGCGCCACCCGTGCCGTGGACCGGCTGACCTTCCGCGTCGAACCGGGCCGGGTCACCGGCTTCCTCGGTCCCAACGGCGCGGGCAAGTCCACCACCATGCGGCTCGTCCTCGGCCTGGACCGGCCCACGTCAGGCACCGCCACCCTCGGCGGACGCGCCTACGTGACGTTGGAGGAGCCGCTGCGCCACGTGGGCGCCCTGCTCGACGCGCAGGCCGCCCACGGCTCACGCACCGCGCGGGACCACCTGCGGGTCCTCGCGGCGAGCAACCGCCTTCCCGAACGCCGGGTGGACGAGGTCCTGGAGGAGGCGGGCCTCGCCGCGGTGGCCCGCCACCGCGTCAGGACGTACTCCCTGGGGATGCGACAGCGCCTGGGCATCGCCGCGGCGCTCCTCGGCGACCCGCAGGTGGTGCTGCTCGACGAGCCGTCCAACGGGCTCGATCCCGAAGGCATCATCTGGATCAGGGAGTTGCTGCGCCGGCTCGCCCGCGAGGGCCGTACCGTGCTCGTCTCCAGCCACCTCATGAACGAGACCGCGTCGTTCGCCGACCACCTCGTCGTCCTCGGCCGCGGCCGGCTGCTCGCCGACACACCGATGCGGGACTTCATCCACGCGCGCGTGGACCCCGCGGTGCGGGTGCGCACCACGGACGGCGCCGCCCTTCGCGACCTGCTCGCCCGGCACGGGTACGACGCCGTGGAGCGGGACGACCGGGAGGACGGGGGCGATGGTGACGAACGGTGGATCGTGCGCCACGCGCGCGTGGAGGACATCGGCCGCCTCGTCTCGGGTGCGGGCCTGCCCCTCCTCGAACTGGCGTCGGTGGAGGGCACGCTGGAACAGGCCTACCTCGACCTGACGGCCACGGAGGCCGAGTTCGCCGCCCGGCCCCCGGCCCGGCCCGCGTCCCAGCGCCCGGCCTCACCCCCGCCCCCGACCCGTCCGCAGGAGGCCTGA
- a CDS encoding hemolysin family protein has product MTEVLLLALAVLLSLACGAFVAAEFSLTTVERSQLERAVERGEVGAAGALRAVRNLTFQLSGAQLGITVTNLVVGMLAEPSVAALIAGPLEAAGLPDSATSSVSLVIGTALSTVFLMVVGELVPKNWAISSPLAVAKRVATPQRWFSATFRPFISHLNNTANRVVRRFGIEPAEELASARGPQELVALARHSAKLGALEADTAELFVRTLNLADLTAENVMTPRVQVVSLDVQATCEDVANATRATGLSRFPVHRGNLDSVVGVAHIKDVVGVPADRRARTTVSQIMREPLLVPETLTVDRLLDRLSGKRTMAVVIDEYGGTAGVATLEDIVEEVVGEVRDEHDPHETPDLAPAGTDDEGRTLYSADGSVRIDRLALVGLRAPDGPYETLAGLVATRLGRIPVEADTVEVAGWRLDVVDATGRRAARVLMRPPGAEDGVSGEEAGSEGGRGR; this is encoded by the coding sequence ATGACCGAAGTGCTCCTCCTCGCCCTGGCGGTGCTGCTCTCGCTGGCCTGCGGCGCCTTCGTCGCGGCCGAGTTCTCGCTGACCACGGTCGAGCGCAGCCAGCTGGAACGGGCCGTCGAGCGCGGCGAGGTCGGCGCGGCGGGCGCCCTCAGAGCCGTACGGAACCTCACCTTCCAGCTCTCCGGCGCCCAGCTCGGCATCACCGTCACCAATCTGGTGGTCGGCATGCTCGCCGAACCGTCCGTCGCCGCACTCATCGCCGGTCCCCTGGAGGCGGCCGGGCTGCCGGACTCCGCGACCTCGTCGGTCTCCCTGGTGATCGGTACGGCCCTGTCGACGGTCTTCCTGATGGTCGTCGGCGAGCTGGTGCCCAAGAACTGGGCGATCTCCTCGCCGCTCGCCGTGGCCAAGCGGGTGGCGACGCCGCAGCGCTGGTTCAGCGCGACGTTCCGGCCGTTCATCTCCCACCTCAACAACACCGCCAACCGGGTGGTACGCCGCTTCGGGATCGAGCCCGCCGAGGAGCTGGCCTCCGCGCGCGGCCCGCAGGAGCTCGTCGCCCTGGCCCGGCACTCCGCGAAGCTCGGCGCCCTGGAGGCGGACACCGCCGAACTGTTCGTGCGCACGCTGAACCTCGCCGACCTCACCGCCGAGAACGTCATGACACCGCGGGTCCAGGTCGTCTCCCTGGACGTCCAGGCGACCTGCGAGGACGTGGCGAACGCGACCCGGGCGACGGGTCTGTCCCGGTTCCCCGTCCACCGCGGCAACCTCGACTCGGTCGTCGGCGTCGCGCACATCAAGGACGTCGTCGGCGTACCGGCCGACCGCAGGGCCCGTACCACCGTGTCGCAGATCATGCGGGAGCCCCTGCTCGTGCCGGAGACGCTGACCGTCGACCGGCTGCTGGACCGGCTGTCCGGCAAGCGGACGATGGCCGTCGTGATCGACGAGTACGGCGGCACCGCCGGGGTCGCCACGCTGGAGGACATCGTCGAGGAGGTCGTCGGCGAGGTGCGTGACGAGCACGACCCGCACGAGACGCCCGACCTGGCCCCGGCCGGCACCGACGACGAGGGCCGCACCCTGTACTCGGCCGACGGCTCCGTCCGCATCGACCGGCTCGCCCTCGTCGGGCTGCGGGCGCCCGACGGGCCGTACGAGACCCTCGCGGGCCTCGTGGCGACGCGGCTCGGGCGCATCCCCGTCGAGGCGGACACGGTCGAGGTCGCCGGGTGGCGGCTGGACGTGGTGGACGCCACGGGACGGCGGGCCGCCCGGGTGCTGATGCGTCCGCCGGGCGCCGAGGACGGCGTGTCCGGGGAAGAAGCGGGATCCGAAGGGGGGCGGGGGCGATGA
- a CDS encoding GNAT family N-acetyltransferase has translation MTDLRIRAAAPGDLDAVLAFWRTAAEGTSISDDRDGVERLVGRDPEALLLAERDGELVGTVVAGFDGWRCHLYRLAVAPARRRQGIGAALLAAAEERFVRLGGRRGDAMVLRRNETAHHAWRAAGYAPEEHWRRWTKPLAE, from the coding sequence ATGACTGATCTCCGGATACGGGCCGCCGCGCCCGGCGACCTCGACGCCGTCCTCGCCTTCTGGCGCACCGCCGCCGAGGGCACCAGCATCAGCGACGACCGGGACGGCGTGGAACGGCTGGTCGGCCGCGACCCCGAGGCCCTGCTCCTGGCCGAGCGGGACGGCGAGCTGGTCGGCACGGTCGTCGCCGGCTTCGACGGCTGGCGCTGCCACCTGTACCGGCTCGCGGTGGCTCCGGCGCGGCGCCGGCAGGGCATCGGCGCGGCGCTCCTGGCGGCGGCCGAGGAACGGTTCGTCCGGCTCGGCGGGCGCCGCGGCGACGCGATGGTGCTGCGCCGCAACGAAACGGCCCACCATGCCTGGCGCGCGGCGGGGTACGCGCCGGAGGAGCACTGGCGGCGCTGGACCAAGCCGCTGGCCGAGTGA
- a CDS encoding SGNH/GDSL hydrolase family protein, with product MQTNATFTSLVAVGDSFTEGMSDLLPDGTYRGWADLLAARMAAQTPGFRYANLAVRGKLIGQIVAEQVDVAVAMQPDVITLVGGLNDTLRPKVDMVRVRGLLEEAVERLAPACKQLVLMRSPGRQGPVLERFRPRMEELFACIDDLASRHGALVVDLYGARSLSDPRMWDVDRLHLTAEGHRRVAEAVWQALGNAAQDAEWHAPMPPSALPGWIARRTADARFARQYLLPWIGRRLTGRSSGDGLLPKRPQLLPYEEYKGSVG from the coding sequence ATGCAGACGAATGCCACCTTCACCAGCCTTGTCGCGGTCGGCGACTCCTTCACCGAGGGCATGTCGGACCTCCTGCCCGACGGGACGTACCGGGGCTGGGCGGATCTCCTCGCGGCCCGGATGGCCGCGCAGACGCCCGGCTTCCGCTACGCCAACCTCGCGGTGCGCGGCAAGCTCATCGGACAGATCGTCGCCGAGCAGGTGGACGTCGCGGTGGCGATGCAGCCCGACGTGATCACGCTGGTCGGCGGGCTCAACGACACCCTGCGGCCCAAGGTCGACATGGTGCGTGTCCGCGGGCTCCTGGAGGAGGCCGTGGAGCGTCTGGCGCCGGCCTGCAAGCAGCTCGTCCTGATGCGCAGCCCCGGCCGGCAGGGTCCGGTCCTGGAGCGCTTCCGTCCGCGTATGGAGGAGCTGTTCGCCTGCATCGACGACCTCGCGTCCCGGCACGGCGCGCTCGTGGTCGACCTCTACGGAGCCCGGTCCCTGAGCGACCCCCGCATGTGGGACGTGGACCGGCTGCACCTGACGGCCGAGGGGCACCGCCGGGTCGCCGAGGCGGTGTGGCAGGCGCTCGGGAACGCGGCGCAGGACGCCGAGTGGCACGCCCCGATGCCGCCGTCCGCGCTGCCCGGCTGGATCGCCCGCCGCACCGCCGACGCGCGCTTCGCCCGCCAGTACCTGCTGCCGTGGATCGGCCGCCGGCTCACCGGCCGCTCGTCCGGCGACGGCCTCCTGCCCAAGCGCCCCCAGCTGCTGCCGTACGAGGAGTACAAGGGGTCCGTGGGGTAG